Proteins from a genomic interval of Kribbella aluminosa:
- a CDS encoding SDR family oxidoreductase: protein MTDIRHLSTAGNRPARGVEGDHVMHVFVTGASGWIGSAVVDELLAAGHKVTGLARSDRAAEALQAKGAQIRRGDLDDLGSIRAGVEDAEAVIHLANKHDFSNPAASSAAERAAVQTIGDALVGTGRRFLFASGVAGLAQGRPATEDDASAAHGPDSPRGGSENLAFEFVDRGVHSVSLRFAPTVHGVRDHGFIAAIAGVAREKGVSGYSGDGTNQWAAVHRADAARLVALGLEKAPAGARLHAAAEEGVSTREIAEAIGRAFDLPVRSIDPGDARDHFGWIGNFFAMDLPATSTATRELLGWTPVGPTLIHDIDTGAYSAR from the coding sequence GTGACTGACATCAGACACCTGTCCACTGCCGGCAATCGCCCCGCGAGGGGCGTCGAGGGAGATCACGTCATGCACGTTTTCGTCACCGGAGCGTCCGGTTGGATCGGCTCCGCCGTCGTCGACGAACTGCTCGCCGCGGGCCACAAGGTCACCGGCCTGGCGCGCTCGGACAGGGCCGCCGAGGCGCTGCAGGCGAAGGGTGCCCAGATCCGTCGAGGGGACCTGGACGATCTCGGCAGCATCCGCGCCGGCGTCGAGGACGCCGAGGCCGTCATCCATCTCGCGAACAAGCACGATTTCTCCAACCCGGCCGCCTCGAGCGCGGCTGAGCGGGCCGCCGTCCAGACGATCGGCGACGCGCTAGTGGGTACCGGTCGCCGGTTCCTGTTCGCATCGGGCGTCGCCGGCCTCGCCCAGGGCAGGCCGGCCACCGAGGACGACGCGTCCGCGGCCCACGGTCCGGACTCGCCGCGTGGCGGGAGCGAGAACCTAGCGTTCGAGTTCGTCGATCGCGGTGTGCACAGCGTGAGCCTGCGTTTCGCGCCGACTGTGCACGGCGTCCGCGACCACGGGTTCATCGCGGCGATCGCCGGCGTCGCCCGTGAGAAGGGCGTGTCCGGCTACTCCGGTGACGGGACCAACCAGTGGGCCGCCGTACACCGAGCCGACGCCGCGCGACTGGTCGCTCTCGGCCTCGAGAAGGCACCTGCGGGCGCGCGCCTGCACGCCGCCGCCGAAGAGGGCGTTTCCACTCGCGAGATCGCGGAGGCGATCGGCCGTGCGTTCGACCTGCCCGTCAGGTCGATCGACCCCGGCGACGCCCGGGACCACTTCGGGTGGATCGGCAACTTCTTCGCCATGGACCTCCCGGCGACCAGCACGGCCACGCGGGAGCTCCTCGGCTGGACACCCGTTGGTCCGACCCTCATTCACGACATCGACACCGGCGCCTACTCGGCACGCTGA
- a CDS encoding MGH1-like glycoside hydrolase domain-containing protein — protein MATGSTRFRISRRRFLQGAGSSLVLAGSGLGRPLQASATEGATYRLENGFVSLSGAYGKLTRFACDPAGSGSYEPTAFGSVFLGATDFFDAGFNGGVSWTASSTALSLAGIQLPSALNLEQRELNSPVPLTAGHTLGQSFTATMYRFSRVGGQFPSWNSQNSAVTITLYAGTPAGGLTEIASREVNPVQDNGWAYLDVPDQPAGAYYLELSYRAGTPGWWSRLGTTTVDVGGSAYIDRQVQAGRTMTIEVTGFNVDGVASWDLKLSGPNVAMTYDIRWNKDPRSDPGLTLNTSWLRDGYSVAAADGVLFDRFYGDAGDYMPAEQHKRRNAWTTPVSGSTAVTAGGSGPYDLRITGTEPVLDGTMTAQSMAMTLNSGSADAQQAISRTLAVQVQPHSDVLPDVFPVFVASDQRRAAQLSTFYWERALSFRFTGHAMDWADWNGRILDWTGTAGSKAQADSLLNTRLNSDGYVWSWTDSPAWPFPDPKLFDARHFTSNAMYVLGTWRYYSWTGDSGFLATMLPRVRQAMNFYLNSLGGASGIVTITSPDHSGRDGSLASNYWDVTSFGHQDAYLNAYFYGALEAMAQLEDHVGKKARARELRSLRERTRTRYNQLFWNDAAGRYVQAIDADGVAHDFGSTYVNLEAASFGLPSQERAARIFDWLDNGHTELQEAVVMIESGGLAPKIAAGHSLGQSFTAGAEFTSVAARFPTYGERGAAFTMAFYRGLPGAGAVKIAEQRFSDWIDGQVAHVDLPKQPPGVYYLEVSQVTGTLAWWSSATPVAGAAAYTDGVRAPDASTRFVAALGDHFEGPADIYSKWVFAPRSTTRRNSYWFFLSHLTNPWGDEVQDGGAILYTSGFDVLARARYLSADDAWARMTTILDRWSEPDHICGGAPLFRGENPVGGPDGSSVGTDVPFPESGLAPASFLYAFIGVEAEPDALVITPNLPSSLANAGVRHLHWRGQQLDVLVTRDTVTLTGSGRTIKRRYKPGRAIRVQSSEL, from the coding sequence ATGGCCACAGGCAGCACGCGCTTCCGGATCAGCCGGCGCAGGTTCCTCCAGGGGGCGGGCAGCAGCCTGGTCCTCGCCGGGAGCGGCCTCGGGCGCCCACTCCAGGCGTCTGCGACAGAGGGGGCGACGTACCGACTGGAGAACGGGTTCGTCAGTCTGTCCGGGGCCTACGGGAAGCTCACCCGGTTCGCGTGCGATCCGGCTGGCTCCGGCAGCTACGAGCCCACCGCGTTCGGCTCGGTGTTTCTCGGCGCGACGGACTTCTTCGACGCGGGGTTCAACGGCGGCGTCAGCTGGACGGCGAGCAGCACGGCGCTGAGCTTGGCGGGCATTCAGTTGCCGTCGGCATTGAACCTCGAGCAGCGGGAGCTCAACTCGCCCGTCCCGCTGACCGCGGGACACACGCTCGGCCAGTCGTTCACCGCGACGATGTATCGCTTCTCCCGGGTCGGTGGTCAGTTCCCCAGCTGGAACAGCCAGAACTCGGCGGTGACGATCACCCTGTACGCCGGGACGCCCGCCGGCGGTCTCACCGAGATCGCCAGTCGCGAGGTGAACCCGGTGCAGGACAACGGATGGGCCTACCTCGACGTACCGGATCAGCCGGCCGGTGCCTATTACCTGGAGCTGTCGTACCGTGCGGGGACCCCTGGCTGGTGGAGTCGTCTCGGCACTACCACCGTCGACGTCGGCGGGTCGGCGTACATCGATCGTCAGGTGCAGGCGGGTCGCACCATGACGATCGAGGTCACGGGGTTCAACGTCGACGGCGTCGCGTCGTGGGACCTGAAGCTCTCCGGCCCGAACGTCGCGATGACGTACGACATTCGGTGGAACAAGGATCCACGGTCCGACCCCGGCCTGACGCTCAACACGTCGTGGCTGCGTGACGGGTACTCCGTCGCCGCGGCCGACGGCGTCCTGTTCGACCGCTTCTACGGAGACGCCGGCGACTACATGCCCGCCGAGCAACACAAGCGCCGGAACGCGTGGACGACCCCGGTATCGGGATCGACTGCGGTCACGGCAGGCGGCAGCGGCCCGTACGATCTCCGGATCACCGGAACCGAGCCGGTCCTCGACGGCACGATGACCGCCCAGTCGATGGCGATGACGCTGAACTCCGGTAGCGCGGACGCACAGCAAGCCATCTCCCGCACGCTCGCGGTGCAGGTCCAGCCGCATTCCGACGTACTGCCGGACGTCTTCCCGGTCTTCGTGGCCTCCGACCAGCGGAGGGCGGCGCAGTTGTCCACCTTCTACTGGGAGCGGGCCCTCAGCTTCCGCTTCACTGGGCACGCGATGGACTGGGCCGACTGGAACGGACGCATCCTGGACTGGACCGGCACGGCCGGTTCCAAGGCACAGGCCGATTCCCTCTTGAATACAAGACTGAACAGCGACGGGTACGTCTGGTCGTGGACGGATTCGCCGGCCTGGCCCTTCCCCGACCCGAAACTGTTCGACGCCAGACACTTCACGTCCAATGCGATGTACGTCCTCGGCACTTGGCGCTACTACTCCTGGACGGGCGACTCCGGCTTCCTGGCCACCATGTTGCCGCGAGTGCGGCAGGCGATGAACTTCTATCTCAACTCACTCGGCGGCGCGAGTGGGATCGTCACGATCACGTCGCCCGACCACAGCGGACGGGACGGATCGCTGGCGTCCAACTACTGGGACGTCACGTCGTTCGGCCATCAGGACGCCTACCTCAACGCCTATTTCTACGGGGCTCTCGAGGCGATGGCCCAGCTCGAGGATCACGTCGGAAAGAAGGCGAGGGCGAGAGAGCTGAGGTCGCTGCGCGAGCGGACCCGGACCCGCTACAACCAGCTGTTCTGGAACGATGCGGCGGGCCGGTACGTCCAGGCCATCGACGCCGACGGTGTCGCACACGACTTCGGTTCGACGTACGTGAATCTCGAGGCGGCGTCGTTCGGCCTACCCAGCCAGGAGCGGGCCGCGCGGATCTTCGACTGGCTGGACAACGGGCACACCGAGCTTCAGGAAGCCGTCGTGATGATCGAGAGTGGCGGCCTGGCGCCGAAGATCGCAGCGGGCCACTCACTGGGGCAGAGCTTCACCGCGGGCGCCGAGTTCACCAGCGTTGCCGCGCGATTCCCCACGTACGGCGAGCGCGGTGCAGCGTTCACGATGGCGTTCTACCGGGGCCTGCCGGGAGCAGGGGCTGTCAAGATCGCCGAGCAGCGGTTCAGCGACTGGATCGACGGCCAGGTGGCGCACGTCGATCTGCCCAAGCAGCCGCCTGGCGTCTACTACCTGGAGGTCTCACAGGTCACCGGCACGCTCGCGTGGTGGTCGTCGGCTACGCCTGTAGCCGGCGCGGCGGCGTACACCGACGGGGTTCGCGCGCCGGATGCCTCGACCAGGTTCGTCGCGGCGCTCGGGGACCACTTCGAGGGACCGGCCGACATCTACTCGAAGTGGGTCTTCGCCCCGAGGTCCACGACGCGTCGCAACAGCTACTGGTTCTTCCTGAGCCACCTCACGAACCCATGGGGAGACGAGGTGCAAGACGGCGGAGCCATCCTCTACACCTCAGGATTCGACGTGCTGGCGCGCGCCCGCTACTTGTCCGCCGATGATGCCTGGGCGCGGATGACAACGATCCTCGATCGGTGGAGCGAACCCGACCACATCTGTGGCGGTGCTCCCCTGTTCCGCGGCGAGAACCCGGTCGGGGGTCCGGACGGGAGCTCGGTCGGAACCGATGTCCCGTTTCCGGAGAGCGGACTGGCGCCGGCCAGCTTCCTCTATGCCTTCATCGGGGTCGAAGCCGAGCCGGATGCGCTGGTCATCACCCCGAACCTGCCGTCGAGCCTGGCCAACGCCGGCGTACGTCACCTCCACTGGCGCGGACAGCAGCTCGACGTCCTGGTGACGCGCGACACGGTCACCCTCACCGGCAGCGGACGGACGATCAAGCGCCGGTACAAGCCGGGCCGCGCGATCCGAGTGCAGTCGAGTGAGCTGTAG
- a CDS encoding sialidase family protein, with the protein MTDIITFPAPIVTDRPDRETVLWQGIPGVAQTGDGALWVTWYTGGPKEPSADNFAVLERSTDDGASWTRIAKIEGPGGVRVFDPTLWVDPSGRLWHFWNQTDESIAELFDGAGGVWARHASAGQVAGTDADLSWSEPRRLTNGVSMNKPIVLSSGAWLLPASVWGQGPLRELGEPRDPNVYASTDEGETWALRGSAQVPSAIRTFDEHMIVELRSGDLWMLIRTLDGLAESFSPDGGAHWTIARPSGFNPHTSSRVFFRRLQDGRLMLVRNAHDSERTGLCALTSSDDGLTWSERTLLDDREVVTYPDATQLSSGELAVVYDRERAAAGEILLRRLHFGAAGAITVGTASVVSAR; encoded by the coding sequence ATGACCGACATCATCACCTTCCCCGCACCGATCGTCACCGACCGTCCCGACCGCGAGACAGTGCTGTGGCAGGGCATCCCCGGGGTGGCGCAGACCGGCGACGGAGCCCTCTGGGTCACGTGGTACACCGGTGGCCCGAAGGAGCCGTCCGCCGACAACTTCGCCGTGCTGGAACGCAGTACCGACGACGGCGCATCATGGACCAGGATCGCGAAGATCGAGGGACCGGGCGGAGTGCGGGTCTTCGATCCCACACTCTGGGTGGACCCGAGCGGACGGCTCTGGCACTTCTGGAACCAGACCGACGAGTCGATCGCGGAACTGTTCGACGGAGCCGGCGGCGTCTGGGCGAGGCATGCGTCCGCCGGCCAGGTCGCCGGCACCGATGCCGACCTCTCCTGGTCGGAGCCACGACGACTGACGAACGGCGTCTCGATGAACAAACCCATCGTGCTGTCATCGGGCGCCTGGCTGCTTCCGGCGTCTGTCTGGGGGCAGGGACCGCTCCGCGAACTGGGCGAACCCCGCGACCCGAACGTCTACGCATCGACCGACGAGGGCGAAACCTGGGCGCTTCGTGGGAGCGCCCAGGTGCCGTCGGCCATTCGCACTTTCGACGAGCACATGATTGTCGAATTGCGCTCGGGCGACCTCTGGATGCTCATCCGTACCCTCGACGGGCTCGCGGAGTCGTTCTCACCGGACGGCGGCGCGCACTGGACCATCGCGCGGCCCAGCGGATTCAACCCGCACACCTCCAGTCGCGTGTTCTTTCGCCGGCTGCAGGACGGCCGGCTGATGCTCGTGCGCAACGCCCACGACAGCGAGCGCACCGGTCTCTGCGCGCTCACCTCCTCCGATGACGGGTTGACCTGGAGCGAACGGACGCTCCTCGACGATCGAGAAGTCGTCACGTATCCCGATGCGACGCAGCTCTCCAGCGGTGAGCTCGCCGTCGTCTACGACCGGGAGCGCGCAGCGGCCGGCGAGATCCTTCTCCGCCGTCTGCACTTCGGTGCCGCGGGCGCGATCACGGTCGGCACAGCCTCCGTCGTGAGCGCGCGATGA
- a CDS encoding ABC transporter substrate-binding protein, with the protein MNHGRFLRVSLASALTGALLLSTAACSQPSTDSSGKITITLAGPNQWNSDPASFGPAWEDLVKRFEKREPSITVKTTVLPLAEFKQTLATQLAAGTAPELIFSQTSHKPDQIVALDKYLDKPNPYVAGSKRWLDGFTQDYFGPHATAARNAANNYEFIPFNLYIFGLYYNKDAFAKAGVDAAPTTYGELIAACGKLKQAGYTPLAYDNSWIAQNSTVKPIMSMLLTKHFEQLNQFAADGTPGSSTQISKKDFAKAILTGEFTPEKAPEIGAGLELAKKVVDECATKNWSGVSSTGAAFTGGQEFLSGKAAMSFGANFSANNLADTQWKWATMPFPTITKEDSPLSTGEKARLGATVGGTSYMIPSYIRGAKLDATIKFLQYVSSPEGAQPWLNKTGGIPSLTKAAPAPGLEGLTAGEWALSPTVPDPQFVPKALSGQGIYTGYLTGTKSLDQQLADMHKQWVDTAKELAADGAWTDSWAKG; encoded by the coding sequence ATGAATCACGGTCGTTTCCTCAGAGTGAGCCTCGCATCCGCGTTGACCGGGGCGCTCCTCCTGTCGACAGCCGCCTGTTCACAGCCCTCGACCGACAGCTCAGGAAAGATCACGATCACCCTCGCCGGCCCTAACCAGTGGAACAGTGATCCGGCCTCGTTCGGACCGGCCTGGGAAGATCTCGTGAAGCGCTTCGAAAAGCGCGAACCGTCCATCACGGTCAAGACGACGGTGCTGCCGCTCGCCGAGTTCAAGCAGACGCTCGCGACGCAACTCGCCGCCGGCACTGCGCCGGAGCTGATCTTCTCGCAGACCTCCCACAAGCCCGACCAGATCGTTGCGCTCGACAAGTACCTGGACAAGCCGAATCCCTACGTCGCAGGAAGCAAGCGGTGGCTCGACGGTTTCACCCAGGACTATTTCGGGCCGCACGCAACGGCAGCGCGGAACGCGGCGAACAACTACGAGTTCATCCCGTTCAATCTCTACATCTTCGGTCTCTACTACAACAAGGACGCCTTCGCGAAGGCCGGGGTGGATGCGGCCCCCACGACCTACGGAGAACTCATCGCTGCCTGCGGCAAGCTGAAGCAGGCCGGATACACCCCCCTGGCGTACGACAACAGTTGGATCGCGCAGAACAGCACGGTCAAGCCGATCATGTCGATGCTGCTCACCAAGCACTTCGAGCAGCTGAACCAGTTCGCCGCCGACGGAACCCCGGGTTCGTCCACGCAGATCTCCAAGAAGGATTTCGCGAAGGCCATCCTGACCGGCGAGTTCACTCCGGAGAAGGCGCCGGAGATCGGGGCCGGCCTCGAATTGGCCAAGAAGGTCGTCGACGAATGCGCGACCAAGAACTGGTCAGGCGTCTCCTCCACAGGCGCAGCGTTCACCGGAGGGCAGGAGTTTCTCTCCGGCAAGGCGGCCATGTCGTTCGGCGCCAACTTCTCCGCCAACAACCTCGCGGACACGCAGTGGAAATGGGCCACGATGCCGTTCCCAACCATCACCAAGGAGGACAGCCCGCTCTCGACCGGCGAGAAGGCTCGCCTCGGCGCGACTGTCGGTGGAACGAGCTACATGATCCCCTCGTACATCAGGGGCGCCAAGCTCGACGCAACCATCAAGTTCCTGCAGTACGTCAGCAGTCCTGAAGGCGCACAACCGTGGCTGAACAAGACCGGCGGCATCCCGTCACTGACGAAGGCCGCCCCGGCGCCCGGGCTCGAAGGACTCACCGCGGGCGAGTGGGCGCTCAGCCCGACCGTGCCCGATCCCCAGTTCGTTCCGAAGGCGCTCTCGGGCCAGGGCATCTACACCGGTTACCTCACCGGAACGAAGTCCCTCGACCAGCAACTGGCCGACATGCACAAGCAGTGGGTCGACACAGCCAAGGAACTCGCCGCCGACGGCGCGTGGACCGACAGCTGGGCCAAGGGCTGA
- a CDS encoding carbohydrate ABC transporter permease, with amino-acid sequence MTSITLDATSSTATTAALPPAPKRRRSRQTGIYIALTVLATIGLLPYLFVFGTSLKSNEQFAKDYWLPSWPLHLENYGTAWGQIQPYMITSLVVAAASIVGIVALSLLAGFVLARFEFPGRTFFFTLVIALMMVPGIASLIPLFVMMRDLGMLNTIWVLIIPHIAAGSVLGTILMKTFIEGIPQEIFDAARIDGAGTARLFRSIMMPLSLPVIGTVSLITVIGVWNDFFWPLLTITQNELKTVSVGLIFFQGQAGTDYGPMFAGYLLASLPLLLLFTFLSKYFLAGVQGGLPGSH; translated from the coding sequence ATGACTTCGATCACACTCGACGCCACGTCATCGACCGCGACCACCGCGGCGCTGCCGCCGGCCCCGAAACGGCGACGCTCGCGCCAGACCGGCATCTACATCGCGCTCACCGTGCTGGCGACGATCGGGTTGCTGCCTTACCTGTTCGTCTTCGGCACCTCGCTGAAGTCCAACGAGCAGTTCGCCAAAGACTATTGGCTGCCCTCCTGGCCGCTGCACCTCGAGAACTACGGGACAGCGTGGGGACAGATCCAGCCCTACATGATCACCTCGCTCGTCGTGGCGGCAGCGTCCATCGTCGGCATCGTCGCGCTCAGCCTGCTCGCCGGATTCGTCCTGGCCCGGTTCGAGTTCCCCGGCAGAACGTTCTTCTTCACTCTGGTGATCGCCCTGATGATGGTGCCCGGAATCGCCAGCCTCATCCCGCTCTTCGTGATGATGCGCGACCTCGGGATGCTGAACACGATCTGGGTGCTGATCATCCCGCACATCGCCGCCGGCTCCGTGCTCGGAACGATCCTCATGAAGACGTTCATCGAAGGCATCCCGCAAGAGATCTTCGACGCTGCGCGGATCGACGGCGCCGGCACCGCGAGGCTGTTCCGGTCGATCATGATGCCGCTCTCCCTGCCGGTCATCGGCACCGTCTCGCTGATCACCGTCATCGGGGTGTGGAACGACTTCTTCTGGCCCTTGCTCACGATCACCCAGAACGAGCTCAAAACGGTGAGCGTCGGCCTGATCTTCTTCCAGGGGCAAGCCGGCACCGACTACGGCCCGATGTTCGCAGGCTATCTGCTGGCGAGCCTGCCGCTCCTGCTGCTGTTCACCTTCCTGTCCAAGTACTTCCTCGCCGGCGTCCAGGGCGGACTCCCGGGCTCCCACTGA
- a CDS encoding carbohydrate ABC transporter permease has translation MADLRSKEDLLSARDGPSSIRRGRPQKQSRRKKTHWGVYGALAPLAITLLVFQYYPALNGIWNSFWNWNPGFTSTFTGFDNYIRMFGDTVWWQSFGNLGIIFAFSIVTWVFPLLAAELLVSLRSQRAQFVFRTLLIVPMAFPGIVTALVWSFLYQPNSGVLNEILRGFALGDLAQNWLGDSRLALLALLFIGFPFVAGLPFLIFYSTLQNVPKEIFEACAIDGVGRVRRLWAIDIPLMARQVQLLVILVIIQTLQYGFVAYVLTHGGPDNATMVPVLYMLSQAYDGQAWGYAATLSTTLFALTVLLSAIVAVFRRKDSTTNVKGL, from the coding sequence ATGGCAGATCTGCGGTCGAAGGAGGACCTCCTCTCCGCGCGGGACGGACCCAGCTCCATCCGACGCGGACGACCACAGAAGCAGAGCCGCCGCAAGAAGACGCACTGGGGCGTCTATGGTGCCCTGGCGCCGCTCGCGATCACTCTGCTGGTGTTCCAGTACTATCCGGCGCTGAACGGCATCTGGAACTCCTTCTGGAACTGGAACCCGGGATTCACCTCCACCTTCACCGGCTTCGACAACTACATCCGGATGTTCGGCGACACTGTTTGGTGGCAGTCGTTCGGCAACCTCGGCATCATCTTCGCCTTCAGCATCGTCACCTGGGTGTTCCCGCTGCTCGCGGCCGAACTGCTCGTCTCACTCCGAAGCCAGCGCGCACAGTTCGTCTTCCGCACCCTGCTCATCGTTCCGATGGCGTTTCCCGGGATCGTGACGGCACTGGTTTGGTCGTTCCTGTACCAGCCGAACTCCGGTGTCCTCAACGAGATCCTGCGCGGGTTCGCGCTCGGCGATCTGGCCCAGAACTGGCTCGGCGATTCGCGCCTCGCCCTGCTTGCCCTGCTCTTCATCGGGTTCCCCTTCGTGGCCGGGCTCCCGTTCCTCATCTTCTACTCGACGCTGCAGAACGTTCCCAAAGAGATCTTCGAGGCCTGCGCGATCGACGGCGTCGGCCGCGTCCGCCGCTTGTGGGCCATCGACATCCCTCTCATGGCCCGCCAGGTGCAGCTACTCGTCATTCTCGTCATCATCCAGACGCTCCAATACGGATTCGTCGCCTACGTCTTGACCCACGGGGGCCCGGACAACGCCACCATGGTGCCGGTGCTGTACATGCTCAGCCAGGCGTACGACGGTCAGGCCTGGGGATATGCCGCCACGCTCTCGACGACGTTGTTCGCGCTCACCGTTCTCCTGAGCGCCATCGTCGCGGTCTTCCGCCGCAAAGACTCCACCACGAACGTCAAGGGGCTGTGA